Proteins from a single region of Xenopus laevis strain J_2021 chromosome 9_10S, Xenopus_laevis_v10.1, whole genome shotgun sequence:
- the LOC108704197 gene encoding oocyte zinc finger protein XlCOF7.1-like isoform X5, which translates to MSKCLGSFPHFLPHSNRKQQSSEGKGGHFQVSSSHKEPMGMWEEGSDTGMKGKEDKNKRNKRILNLTLEMIYLLTGEVAIRTHHVSIYFSLDEWDYIKGNKDLYEEGMKEEPQQLYPLDENNVTEHMETTLCCNNDGNLTNPDISPVEQSPPANGIKVEEASCEEGNQSNCNINPLTEQIQGTDTLTPILRCSLNNSLADNYKLVVVKEEVASDEEEKHLAEQTQDTSTLIEQSQNSSWFAKGTSDGMKETFNSCEIDHNYCKINTDHALGIYKSTPITGCSLNNNSEDDYISVIIKEELASSEEDPSDKTQGSNTLTVMGWSLDNSTSGQIQGTDPPTPMMRSSPVKINGNKYENAIPSLHKPRMPINTLFDNHNITHTEEKPYSCSVCGKCFSNRSRFKEHQRTHTGEKPFFCSECGKCFSTSYILNVHRRRTHTGEKPFSCSECGKCFPTSSQLTVHRRTHTGEKPFSCFECGKYFASSSQLTVHGRTHTGGKPFSCSECGKCFATSSELTVHQRRTHTGEKPFSCSECGKSFATSSDLTCHRRQIHTGEKPFSCSVCGKCFATSSQLTAHGRTHTGEKPFSCSECGKCFADRPRLKEHHRTHTGEKPFSCSQCGKSFSTLYILNVHQRRIHTGEKPFSCSDCGKCFADRPRLKEHHRTHTGEKPLSCSECGKCFANIYILNAHQRRTHIGEKPFSCFLCGKSFATSSDLTGHQRRIHTGEKPYSCSVCEKCFASSSELTVHRRTHTGEKPFSCSECGKYFASSSQLTVHGRIHTGEKPYSCSECGKCFATSSHLTVHRRTHTGEKPYSCSECGKYFASLSERISHRRRKHTEKRFSCSECGKCFTKASELTVHWRTHTGEKPFSCSECGKCFTRNSNLKVHFQSHTIGKP; encoded by the exons GGTCACTTCCAGGTCAGTTCCTCCCAcaaggagccaatgggaatgtgggaggaagggagtgacacagggatgaaggggaaggAGGATAAAAACAAGCGGAACAAGAGAATCctgaatctgacactggagatgatctatctgctgactggagag gttgccataaggactcatcatgtttccatctatttttccttggacgagtgggactatataaaaggaaacaaggacctTTATGAGGAAGGAATGAAGGAGGAGCCACAGCAGCTCTACCCACTGG ATGAGAATAATGTTACAGAACATATGGAAACAACATTATGCTGTAATAATGATGGGAATCTCACAAACCCTGACATTTCTCCTGTGGAACAGTCTCCACCAGCCAATGGGATTAAAGTGGAAGAGGCTTCATGTGAAGAGGGAAATCAATCAAACTGCAAcattaatccacttacagaacagatacagggaacagacacACTTACTCCTATTTTGAGATGCAGCCTGAATAACAGCTTGGCAGATAATTATAAATTAGTTGTTGTTAAAGAGGAAGTGGCTTCAGATGAAGAAGAAAAGCACCTTGCAGAACAAACACAAGACACATCAACTCTCATAGAACAGAGCCAGAATAGCAGCTGGTTTGCTAAGGGTACATCCGATGGTATGAAAGAAACATTTAATTCATGTGAAATTGACCATaattattgcaaaataaatacagaccACGCCCTGGGAATATACAAATCAACTCCTATCACGGGCTGCAGCCTGAACAACAACTCAGAAGATGATTATATATCGGTTATTATTAAAGAAGAACTGGCCTCATCTGAAGAAGATCCTTCAGATAAAACACAAGGATCAAATACATTGACTGTCATGGGGTGGAGTCTGGATAACAGCACATCAGggcagatacagggaacagatccACCTACTCCTATGATGAGATCCAGCcctgtaaaaataaatggcaataaatatgaaaatgctATTCCATCCCTCCATAAACCTCGCAtgccaataaatacattatttgatAACCATAATATAACCCACACCGAAGAGAAACCTTATTCTTGTTCTgtttgtgggaaatgtttttcaaacCGATCTCGCTTTAAAGAACATCAGAGAAcccacacgggagagaaaccttttttttgttctgaatgtgggaaatgtttttctacTTCATATATACTCAATGTCCATCGACGACgaacccacacaggagagaaacctttttcttgttctgaatgtgggaaatgttttccCACTTCATCACAACTTACTGTCCACAGACGGACCCACACAGGGGAAAAACCATTTTCTTGTTTCGAATGTGGAAAATATTTTGCTTCTTCATCGCAACTTACTGTCCATGGACGAACCCACACAGGAGggaaacctttttcttgttccgaatgtgggaaatgttttgccacttcatcagaactTACTGTCCATCAGCGAagaacccacacaggagagaaacctttttcttgttctgaatgtgggaaaagttttgccacttcatcagacCTCACATGTCATCGACGACaaatccacacaggggagaaacctttttcttgttctgtttgcggaaaatgttttgccacttcTTCACAACTGACTGCCCATGGACgaacccacacaggagagaaacccttttcttgttctgaatgtggaaaatgttttgcAGACCGGCCTCGCCTTAAAGAACATCACagaacccacacaggagagaaacctttttcttgttctcAATGTGGGAAAAGTTTTTCCACTTTATATATCCTTAATGTTCATCAACGACGAATCCACACAGGAgaaaaacctttttcttgttctgaTTGTGGAAAATGTTTTGCAGACCGGCCTCGCCTTAAAGAACATCAcagaactcacacaggagagaaacctctttcttgttctgaatgtgggaaatgctttgccaatatatatatacttaatgcCCATCAACGACGAACCCACataggagagaaacctttttcttgttttctttgtgGGAAAAgttttgccacttcatcagacCTTACTGGCCATCAACGACgaatccacacaggggagaaaccttatTCCTGTTCTGTTTGTGAAAAGTGCTTTGCTTCTTCATCAGAACTTACTGTTCACAGACGAAcccacactggggagaaacctttttcttgttctgaatgtgggaaatacTTTGCTTCTTCATCACAACTTACTGTTCATGGAcgaattcacacaggggagaaaccttatTCTTGTTCTGAATGCGGGAAATGTTTTGCCACTTCATCTCATCTTACTGTCCATCGACgaacccacacaggggagaaaccgtattcttgttctgaatgtggaaaaTATTTTGCCTCTTTATCAGAACGTATTTCCCATCGACGACGCAAACACACAGAGAAACgtttttcttgttctgaatgtggaaaatgttttactaaaGCATCTGAACTTACTGTCCATTGGagaacccacacaggagagaaaccattttcttgttctgaatgtgggaaatgttttacacGTAACAGTAATCTTAAAGTACATTTTCAGAGTCACACAATTGGAAAACCATAA
- the LOC108704197 gene encoding oocyte zinc finger protein XlCOF7.1-like isoform X1: MSKCLGSFPHFLPHSNRKQQSSEGKGGHFQVSSSHKEPMGMWEEGSDTGMKGKEDKNKRNKRILNLTLEMIYLLTGEHYIPRKKSDDGGALHAPGSVIQKENNKNDKKILELMSNIIQLLTGEVAIRTHHVSIYFSLDEWDYIKGNKDLYEEGMKEEPQQLYPLDENNVTEHMETTLCCNNDGNLTNPDISPVEQSPPANGIKVEEASCEEGNQSNCNINPLTEQIQGTDTLTPILRCSLNNSLADNYKLVVVKEEVASDEEEKHLAEQTQDTSTLIEQSQNSSWFAKGTSDGMKETFNSCEIDHNYCKINTDHALGIYKSTPITGCSLNNNSEDDYISVIIKEELASSEEDPSDKTQGSNTLTVMGWSLDNSTSGQIQGTDPPTPMMRSSPVKINGNKYENAIPSLHKPRMPINTLFDNHNITHTEEKPYSCSVCGKCFSNRSRFKEHQRTHTGEKPFFCSECGKCFSTSYILNVHRRRTHTGEKPFSCSECGKCFPTSSQLTVHRRTHTGEKPFSCFECGKYFASSSQLTVHGRTHTGGKPFSCSECGKCFATSSELTVHQRRTHTGEKPFSCSECGKSFATSSDLTCHRRQIHTGEKPFSCSVCGKCFATSSQLTAHGRTHTGEKPFSCSECGKCFADRPRLKEHHRTHTGEKPFSCSQCGKSFSTLYILNVHQRRIHTGEKPFSCSDCGKCFADRPRLKEHHRTHTGEKPLSCSECGKCFANIYILNAHQRRTHIGEKPFSCFLCGKSFATSSDLTGHQRRIHTGEKPYSCSVCEKCFASSSELTVHRRTHTGEKPFSCSECGKYFASSSQLTVHGRIHTGEKPYSCSECGKCFATSSHLTVHRRTHTGEKPYSCSECGKYFASLSERISHRRRKHTEKRFSCSECGKCFTKASELTVHWRTHTGEKPFSCSECGKCFTRNSNLKVHFQSHTIGKP, from the exons GGTCACTTCCAGGTCAGTTCCTCCCAcaaggagccaatgggaatgtgggaggaagggagtgacacagggatgaaggggaaggAGGATAAAAACAAGCGGAACAAGAGAATCctgaatctgacactggagatgatctatctgctgactggagag cactacatccctaggaagaagtcagatgatgggggggccctgcatgcccctggctccgtcatacagaaggaaaataacaagaatgacaagaagatcctggaactcatgtccaacatcatccagctgctgactggagag gttgccataaggactcatcatgtttccatctatttttccttggacgagtgggactatataaaaggaaacaaggacctTTATGAGGAAGGAATGAAGGAGGAGCCACAGCAGCTCTACCCACTGG ATGAGAATAATGTTACAGAACATATGGAAACAACATTATGCTGTAATAATGATGGGAATCTCACAAACCCTGACATTTCTCCTGTGGAACAGTCTCCACCAGCCAATGGGATTAAAGTGGAAGAGGCTTCATGTGAAGAGGGAAATCAATCAAACTGCAAcattaatccacttacagaacagatacagggaacagacacACTTACTCCTATTTTGAGATGCAGCCTGAATAACAGCTTGGCAGATAATTATAAATTAGTTGTTGTTAAAGAGGAAGTGGCTTCAGATGAAGAAGAAAAGCACCTTGCAGAACAAACACAAGACACATCAACTCTCATAGAACAGAGCCAGAATAGCAGCTGGTTTGCTAAGGGTACATCCGATGGTATGAAAGAAACATTTAATTCATGTGAAATTGACCATaattattgcaaaataaatacagaccACGCCCTGGGAATATACAAATCAACTCCTATCACGGGCTGCAGCCTGAACAACAACTCAGAAGATGATTATATATCGGTTATTATTAAAGAAGAACTGGCCTCATCTGAAGAAGATCCTTCAGATAAAACACAAGGATCAAATACATTGACTGTCATGGGGTGGAGTCTGGATAACAGCACATCAGggcagatacagggaacagatccACCTACTCCTATGATGAGATCCAGCcctgtaaaaataaatggcaataaatatgaaaatgctATTCCATCCCTCCATAAACCTCGCAtgccaataaatacattatttgatAACCATAATATAACCCACACCGAAGAGAAACCTTATTCTTGTTCTgtttgtgggaaatgtttttcaaacCGATCTCGCTTTAAAGAACATCAGAGAAcccacacgggagagaaaccttttttttgttctgaatgtgggaaatgtttttctacTTCATATATACTCAATGTCCATCGACGACgaacccacacaggagagaaacctttttcttgttctgaatgtgggaaatgttttccCACTTCATCACAACTTACTGTCCACAGACGGACCCACACAGGGGAAAAACCATTTTCTTGTTTCGAATGTGGAAAATATTTTGCTTCTTCATCGCAACTTACTGTCCATGGACGAACCCACACAGGAGggaaacctttttcttgttccgaatgtgggaaatgttttgccacttcatcagaactTACTGTCCATCAGCGAagaacccacacaggagagaaacctttttcttgttctgaatgtgggaaaagttttgccacttcatcagacCTCACATGTCATCGACGACaaatccacacaggggagaaacctttttcttgttctgtttgcggaaaatgttttgccacttcTTCACAACTGACTGCCCATGGACgaacccacacaggagagaaacccttttcttgttctgaatgtggaaaatgttttgcAGACCGGCCTCGCCTTAAAGAACATCACagaacccacacaggagagaaacctttttcttgttctcAATGTGGGAAAAGTTTTTCCACTTTATATATCCTTAATGTTCATCAACGACGAATCCACACAGGAgaaaaacctttttcttgttctgaTTGTGGAAAATGTTTTGCAGACCGGCCTCGCCTTAAAGAACATCAcagaactcacacaggagagaaacctctttcttgttctgaatgtgggaaatgctttgccaatatatatatacttaatgcCCATCAACGACGAACCCACataggagagaaacctttttcttgttttctttgtgGGAAAAgttttgccacttcatcagacCTTACTGGCCATCAACGACgaatccacacaggggagaaaccttatTCCTGTTCTGTTTGTGAAAAGTGCTTTGCTTCTTCATCAGAACTTACTGTTCACAGACGAAcccacactggggagaaacctttttcttgttctgaatgtgggaaatacTTTGCTTCTTCATCACAACTTACTGTTCATGGAcgaattcacacaggggagaaaccttatTCTTGTTCTGAATGCGGGAAATGTTTTGCCACTTCATCTCATCTTACTGTCCATCGACgaacccacacaggggagaaaccgtattcttgttctgaatgtggaaaaTATTTTGCCTCTTTATCAGAACGTATTTCCCATCGACGACGCAAACACACAGAGAAACgtttttcttgttctgaatgtggaaaatgttttactaaaGCATCTGAACTTACTGTCCATTGGagaacccacacaggagagaaaccattttcttgttctgaatgtgggaaatgttttacacGTAACAGTAATCTTAAAGTACATTTTCAGAGTCACACAATTGGAAAACCATAA
- the LOC108704197 gene encoding oocyte zinc finger protein XlCOF7.1-like isoform X3, translated as MIQTGAVGSLKGHFQVSSSHKEPMGMWEEGSDTGMKGKEDKNKRNKRILNLTLEMIYLLTGEHYIPRKKSDDGGALHAPGSVIQKENNKNDKKILELMSNIIQLLTGEVAIRTHHVSIYFSLDEWDYIKGNKDLYEEGMKEEPQQLYPLDENNVTEHMETTLCCNNDGNLTNPDISPVEQSPPANGIKVEEASCEEGNQSNCNINPLTEQIQGTDTLTPILRCSLNNSLADNYKLVVVKEEVASDEEEKHLAEQTQDTSTLIEQSQNSSWFAKGTSDGMKETFNSCEIDHNYCKINTDHALGIYKSTPITGCSLNNNSEDDYISVIIKEELASSEEDPSDKTQGSNTLTVMGWSLDNSTSGQIQGTDPPTPMMRSSPVKINGNKYENAIPSLHKPRMPINTLFDNHNITHTEEKPYSCSVCGKCFSNRSRFKEHQRTHTGEKPFFCSECGKCFSTSYILNVHRRRTHTGEKPFSCSECGKCFPTSSQLTVHRRTHTGEKPFSCFECGKYFASSSQLTVHGRTHTGGKPFSCSECGKCFATSSELTVHQRRTHTGEKPFSCSECGKSFATSSDLTCHRRQIHTGEKPFSCSVCGKCFATSSQLTAHGRTHTGEKPFSCSECGKCFADRPRLKEHHRTHTGEKPFSCSQCGKSFSTLYILNVHQRRIHTGEKPFSCSDCGKCFADRPRLKEHHRTHTGEKPLSCSECGKCFANIYILNAHQRRTHIGEKPFSCFLCGKSFATSSDLTGHQRRIHTGEKPYSCSVCEKCFASSSELTVHRRTHTGEKPFSCSECGKYFASSSQLTVHGRIHTGEKPYSCSECGKCFATSSHLTVHRRTHTGEKPYSCSECGKYFASLSERISHRRRKHTEKRFSCSECGKCFTKASELTVHWRTHTGEKPFSCSECGKCFTRNSNLKVHFQSHTIGKP; from the exons GGTCACTTCCAGGTCAGTTCCTCCCAcaaggagccaatgggaatgtgggaggaagggagtgacacagggatgaaggggaaggAGGATAAAAACAAGCGGAACAAGAGAATCctgaatctgacactggagatgatctatctgctgactggagag cactacatccctaggaagaagtcagatgatgggggggccctgcatgcccctggctccgtcatacagaaggaaaataacaagaatgacaagaagatcctggaactcatgtccaacatcatccagctgctgactggagag gttgccataaggactcatcatgtttccatctatttttccttggacgagtgggactatataaaaggaaacaaggacctTTATGAGGAAGGAATGAAGGAGGAGCCACAGCAGCTCTACCCACTGG ATGAGAATAATGTTACAGAACATATGGAAACAACATTATGCTGTAATAATGATGGGAATCTCACAAACCCTGACATTTCTCCTGTGGAACAGTCTCCACCAGCCAATGGGATTAAAGTGGAAGAGGCTTCATGTGAAGAGGGAAATCAATCAAACTGCAAcattaatccacttacagaacagatacagggaacagacacACTTACTCCTATTTTGAGATGCAGCCTGAATAACAGCTTGGCAGATAATTATAAATTAGTTGTTGTTAAAGAGGAAGTGGCTTCAGATGAAGAAGAAAAGCACCTTGCAGAACAAACACAAGACACATCAACTCTCATAGAACAGAGCCAGAATAGCAGCTGGTTTGCTAAGGGTACATCCGATGGTATGAAAGAAACATTTAATTCATGTGAAATTGACCATaattattgcaaaataaatacagaccACGCCCTGGGAATATACAAATCAACTCCTATCACGGGCTGCAGCCTGAACAACAACTCAGAAGATGATTATATATCGGTTATTATTAAAGAAGAACTGGCCTCATCTGAAGAAGATCCTTCAGATAAAACACAAGGATCAAATACATTGACTGTCATGGGGTGGAGTCTGGATAACAGCACATCAGggcagatacagggaacagatccACCTACTCCTATGATGAGATCCAGCcctgtaaaaataaatggcaataaatatgaaaatgctATTCCATCCCTCCATAAACCTCGCAtgccaataaatacattatttgatAACCATAATATAACCCACACCGAAGAGAAACCTTATTCTTGTTCTgtttgtgggaaatgtttttcaaacCGATCTCGCTTTAAAGAACATCAGAGAAcccacacgggagagaaaccttttttttgttctgaatgtgggaaatgtttttctacTTCATATATACTCAATGTCCATCGACGACgaacccacacaggagagaaacctttttcttgttctgaatgtgggaaatgttttccCACTTCATCACAACTTACTGTCCACAGACGGACCCACACAGGGGAAAAACCATTTTCTTGTTTCGAATGTGGAAAATATTTTGCTTCTTCATCGCAACTTACTGTCCATGGACGAACCCACACAGGAGggaaacctttttcttgttccgaatgtgggaaatgttttgccacttcatcagaactTACTGTCCATCAGCGAagaacccacacaggagagaaacctttttcttgttctgaatgtgggaaaagttttgccacttcatcagacCTCACATGTCATCGACGACaaatccacacaggggagaaacctttttcttgttctgtttgcggaaaatgttttgccacttcTTCACAACTGACTGCCCATGGACgaacccacacaggagagaaacccttttcttgttctgaatgtggaaaatgttttgcAGACCGGCCTCGCCTTAAAGAACATCACagaacccacacaggagagaaacctttttcttgttctcAATGTGGGAAAAGTTTTTCCACTTTATATATCCTTAATGTTCATCAACGACGAATCCACACAGGAgaaaaacctttttcttgttctgaTTGTGGAAAATGTTTTGCAGACCGGCCTCGCCTTAAAGAACATCAcagaactcacacaggagagaaacctctttcttgttctgaatgtgggaaatgctttgccaatatatatatacttaatgcCCATCAACGACGAACCCACataggagagaaacctttttcttgttttctttgtgGGAAAAgttttgccacttcatcagacCTTACTGGCCATCAACGACgaatccacacaggggagaaaccttatTCCTGTTCTGTTTGTGAAAAGTGCTTTGCTTCTTCATCAGAACTTACTGTTCACAGACGAAcccacactggggagaaacctttttcttgttctgaatgtgggaaatacTTTGCTTCTTCATCACAACTTACTGTTCATGGAcgaattcacacaggggagaaaccttatTCTTGTTCTGAATGCGGGAAATGTTTTGCCACTTCATCTCATCTTACTGTCCATCGACgaacccacacaggggagaaaccgtattcttgttctgaatgtggaaaaTATTTTGCCTCTTTATCAGAACGTATTTCCCATCGACGACGCAAACACACAGAGAAACgtttttcttgttctgaatgtggaaaatgttttactaaaGCATCTGAACTTACTGTCCATTGGagaacccacacaggagagaaaccattttcttgttctgaatgtgggaaatgttttacacGTAACAGTAATCTTAAAGTACATTTTCAGAGTCACACAATTGGAAAACCATAA
- the LOC108704197 gene encoding oocyte zinc finger protein XlCOF7.1-like isoform X2 yields the protein MSKCLGSFPHFLPHSNRKQQSSEGKGVSSSHKEPMGMWEEGSDTGMKGKEDKNKRNKRILNLTLEMIYLLTGEHYIPRKKSDDGGALHAPGSVIQKENNKNDKKILELMSNIIQLLTGEVAIRTHHVSIYFSLDEWDYIKGNKDLYEEGMKEEPQQLYPLDENNVTEHMETTLCCNNDGNLTNPDISPVEQSPPANGIKVEEASCEEGNQSNCNINPLTEQIQGTDTLTPILRCSLNNSLADNYKLVVVKEEVASDEEEKHLAEQTQDTSTLIEQSQNSSWFAKGTSDGMKETFNSCEIDHNYCKINTDHALGIYKSTPITGCSLNNNSEDDYISVIIKEELASSEEDPSDKTQGSNTLTVMGWSLDNSTSGQIQGTDPPTPMMRSSPVKINGNKYENAIPSLHKPRMPINTLFDNHNITHTEEKPYSCSVCGKCFSNRSRFKEHQRTHTGEKPFFCSECGKCFSTSYILNVHRRRTHTGEKPFSCSECGKCFPTSSQLTVHRRTHTGEKPFSCFECGKYFASSSQLTVHGRTHTGGKPFSCSECGKCFATSSELTVHQRRTHTGEKPFSCSECGKSFATSSDLTCHRRQIHTGEKPFSCSVCGKCFATSSQLTAHGRTHTGEKPFSCSECGKCFADRPRLKEHHRTHTGEKPFSCSQCGKSFSTLYILNVHQRRIHTGEKPFSCSDCGKCFADRPRLKEHHRTHTGEKPLSCSECGKCFANIYILNAHQRRTHIGEKPFSCFLCGKSFATSSDLTGHQRRIHTGEKPYSCSVCEKCFASSSELTVHRRTHTGEKPFSCSECGKYFASSSQLTVHGRIHTGEKPYSCSECGKCFATSSHLTVHRRTHTGEKPYSCSECGKYFASLSERISHRRRKHTEKRFSCSECGKCFTKASELTVHWRTHTGEKPFSCSECGKCFTRNSNLKVHFQSHTIGKP from the exons GTCAGTTCCTCCCAcaaggagccaatgggaatgtgggaggaagggagtgacacagggatgaaggggaaggAGGATAAAAACAAGCGGAACAAGAGAATCctgaatctgacactggagatgatctatctgctgactggagag cactacatccctaggaagaagtcagatgatgggggggccctgcatgcccctggctccgtcatacagaaggaaaataacaagaatgacaagaagatcctggaactcatgtccaacatcatccagctgctgactggagag gttgccataaggactcatcatgtttccatctatttttccttggacgagtgggactatataaaaggaaacaaggacctTTATGAGGAAGGAATGAAGGAGGAGCCACAGCAGCTCTACCCACTGG ATGAGAATAATGTTACAGAACATATGGAAACAACATTATGCTGTAATAATGATGGGAATCTCACAAACCCTGACATTTCTCCTGTGGAACAGTCTCCACCAGCCAATGGGATTAAAGTGGAAGAGGCTTCATGTGAAGAGGGAAATCAATCAAACTGCAAcattaatccacttacagaacagatacagggaacagacacACTTACTCCTATTTTGAGATGCAGCCTGAATAACAGCTTGGCAGATAATTATAAATTAGTTGTTGTTAAAGAGGAAGTGGCTTCAGATGAAGAAGAAAAGCACCTTGCAGAACAAACACAAGACACATCAACTCTCATAGAACAGAGCCAGAATAGCAGCTGGTTTGCTAAGGGTACATCCGATGGTATGAAAGAAACATTTAATTCATGTGAAATTGACCATaattattgcaaaataaatacagaccACGCCCTGGGAATATACAAATCAACTCCTATCACGGGCTGCAGCCTGAACAACAACTCAGAAGATGATTATATATCGGTTATTATTAAAGAAGAACTGGCCTCATCTGAAGAAGATCCTTCAGATAAAACACAAGGATCAAATACATTGACTGTCATGGGGTGGAGTCTGGATAACAGCACATCAGggcagatacagggaacagatccACCTACTCCTATGATGAGATCCAGCcctgtaaaaataaatggcaataaatatgaaaatgctATTCCATCCCTCCATAAACCTCGCAtgccaataaatacattatttgatAACCATAATATAACCCACACCGAAGAGAAACCTTATTCTTGTTCTgtttgtgggaaatgtttttcaaacCGATCTCGCTTTAAAGAACATCAGAGAAcccacacgggagagaaaccttttttttgttctgaatgtgggaaatgtttttctacTTCATATATACTCAATGTCCATCGACGACgaacccacacaggagagaaacctttttcttgttctgaatgtgggaaatgttttccCACTTCATCACAACTTACTGTCCACAGACGGACCCACACAGGGGAAAAACCATTTTCTTGTTTCGAATGTGGAAAATATTTTGCTTCTTCATCGCAACTTACTGTCCATGGACGAACCCACACAGGAGggaaacctttttcttgttccgaatgtgggaaatgttttgccacttcatcagaactTACTGTCCATCAGCGAagaacccacacaggagagaaacctttttcttgttctgaatgtgggaaaagttttgccacttcatcagacCTCACATGTCATCGACGACaaatccacacaggggagaaacctttttcttgttctgtttgcggaaaatgttttgccacttcTTCACAACTGACTGCCCATGGACgaacccacacaggagagaaacccttttcttgttctgaatgtggaaaatgttttgcAGACCGGCCTCGCCTTAAAGAACATCACagaacccacacaggagagaaacctttttcttgttctcAATGTGGGAAAAGTTTTTCCACTTTATATATCCTTAATGTTCATCAACGACGAATCCACACAGGAgaaaaacctttttcttgttctgaTTGTGGAAAATGTTTTGCAGACCGGCCTCGCCTTAAAGAACATCAcagaactcacacaggagagaaacctctttcttgttctgaatgtgggaaatgctttgccaatatatatatacttaatgcCCATCAACGACGAACCCACataggagagaaacctttttcttgttttctttgtgGGAAAAgttttgccacttcatcagacCTTACTGGCCATCAACGACgaatccacacaggggagaaaccttatTCCTGTTCTGTTTGTGAAAAGTGCTTTGCTTCTTCATCAGAACTTACTGTTCACAGACGAAcccacactggggagaaacctttttcttgttctgaatgtgggaaatacTTTGCTTCTTCATCACAACTTACTGTTCATGGAcgaattcacacaggggagaaaccttatTCTTGTTCTGAATGCGGGAAATGTTTTGCCACTTCATCTCATCTTACTGTCCATCGACgaacccacacaggggagaaaccgtattcttgttctgaatgtggaaaaTATTTTGCCTCTTTATCAGAACGTATTTCCCATCGACGACGCAAACACACAGAGAAACgtttttcttgttctgaatgtggaaaatgttttactaaaGCATCTGAACTTACTGTCCATTGGagaacccacacaggagagaaaccattttcttgttctgaatgtgggaaatgttttacacGTAACAGTAATCTTAAAGTACATTTTCAGAGTCACACAATTGGAAAACCATAA